A region from the Streptosporangium sp. NBC_01756 genome encodes:
- a CDS encoding FAD binding domain-containing protein yields MIPAPFDYVRPASLEEACGVLAEADASGEEVKVLAGGQSLLPLLRLRLAYPTALVDVGRLPGLRGVQDRGDHVFVGALTTHDEVLRSGVVREQVPLLALATATVADPAVRHRGTFGGSMAHADPAGDLPAVALALDCVFVVRSSEGEREIPAAEFFVDYLESALEPGEVLLGVRVPKLGPGWGFHYEKFHRTAQSWAVVGVAAAVRRADGVIGEARIALTNMGPTPVRARVTEAALRGVRLAPAGGNGARDQVGDACGEADSGASPPADLNAGPDYRRHLARVLTGRAVRAAGG; encoded by the coding sequence ATGATCCCCGCGCCGTTCGACTACGTCCGGCCCGCCTCGCTGGAGGAGGCCTGCGGTGTCCTCGCCGAGGCGGACGCATCCGGCGAGGAGGTCAAGGTGTTGGCCGGCGGCCAGTCCCTGCTGCCGCTGCTCCGCCTGCGGCTCGCCTATCCCACCGCGCTGGTGGACGTCGGCCGGCTGCCCGGACTGCGCGGTGTGCAGGACCGGGGCGACCATGTGTTCGTCGGCGCGCTCACCACGCACGACGAGGTGCTCCGCTCCGGTGTGGTCAGGGAGCAGGTCCCGCTCCTCGCGCTGGCCACCGCCACGGTGGCCGACCCCGCCGTACGGCACCGCGGCACGTTCGGCGGATCGATGGCGCACGCCGACCCCGCCGGGGATCTGCCCGCCGTCGCGCTGGCCCTGGACTGCGTTTTCGTGGTCCGCTCCAGCGAGGGCGAGCGGGAGATCCCGGCAGCCGAGTTCTTCGTCGACTACCTGGAGTCGGCGCTCGAACCCGGCGAGGTGCTGCTGGGCGTCCGGGTGCCCAAGCTCGGTCCCGGCTGGGGCTTCCACTACGAGAAGTTCCATCGGACGGCGCAGTCCTGGGCGGTCGTCGGCGTGGCGGCGGCCGTACGGCGTGCCGACGGGGTCATCGGGGAGGCGCGGATCGCGCTGACCAACATGGGCCCGACGCCGGTGCGGGCACGGGTGACGGAAGCTGCGCTGCGCGGGGTGCGCCTCGCTCCGGCGGGTGGGAACGGCGCGCGGGACCAGGTCGGGGACGCCTGCGGCGAGGCGGACTCCGGCGCCTCTCCCCCGGCCGACCTGAACGCCGGCCCCGACTACCGCCGCCACCTGGCACGGGTGCTGACCGGCCGGGCGGTGAGAGCCGCAGGCGGCTGA
- a CDS encoding xanthine dehydrogenase family protein molybdopterin-binding subunit produces the protein MSEQLDAGLIAERIAESGELGEPTGAREVGRARRRKEDARLVTGRTTWTDNIQLPGMLYVAFLRSPMAHARITRVDASAARVQPGVVAVYTGADFADEQGSLPCAWPVTEDIVIPDHPPMAVSEVRYAGEAVACVVATDRYKAADALEAIEVDYEPLDAVTDMTEALTEGSPKVHESGNRAFTWKFAGGDIDAAFRDAPVVIERTYVQQRLIPTAMEPRAVVATTDGDDFTLYSATQIPHVLRVMLALTTGIPEHKLRVVAPDVGGGFGSKLQVTAEEVLGLLITRRLGKPVKWTESRSEGNLTVHHGRDQLQRISLAADRDGHIRGVRVDLLADMGAYLMLVTPGIPILGAFMYSGIYKVDAYDFTCTGVFTTKMPTDAYRGAGRPEATFAIERAVDELAHELGLDPIEVRRRNWITHEEFPYTTVCGLTYDSGNYEAATERALALFGYDKLRAEQADRRERQDPVQLGIGVSTYTEMCGLAPSRVLGSLSYGAGGWEHATVRMLPTGKVEVVTGTSPHGQGHETAWSQIVADALGVPFDDVAVLHGDTAVSHKGMDTYGSRSLVVGGVAVLAACEKVKDKARQLAAHMLEASADDIEFTGGSFTVRGTSEGRTIQELALATFAAHDLPDGVEPGLDADATFDPDNFSFPHGTHLCAIEVDTETGRPTIRSYVAVDDVGSVVNPLIVEGQVHGGIAQGVAQALFEEAVHDAEGNLLTTTMADYLIPSAADLPDFTTDRTETPATSNPLGVKGVGEAGTIASTPAVVNAIVDALRPYGVRDVRMPCTPERIWRVLAEAGPAAPGPGGSTASASTSTSGPAPAPVAGQPPAPMSAPAAEGGAR, from the coding sequence ATGAGCGAGCAACTCGACGCCGGCCTGATCGCCGAGCGGATCGCCGAGAGCGGCGAGCTCGGCGAGCCCACCGGCGCCCGTGAGGTCGGCAGGGCCCGCAGGCGCAAGGAGGACGCCCGGCTGGTCACCGGCCGGACCACGTGGACCGACAACATCCAGCTCCCCGGCATGCTGTACGTGGCGTTCCTGCGCAGCCCGATGGCGCACGCCCGGATCACCCGGGTGGACGCCTCGGCCGCGCGCGTCCAGCCCGGCGTCGTCGCGGTCTACACCGGAGCGGACTTCGCCGACGAGCAGGGCAGCCTGCCGTGCGCGTGGCCGGTCACCGAGGACATCGTCATCCCCGACCACCCGCCCATGGCGGTGAGCGAGGTCCGCTACGCCGGTGAGGCGGTGGCCTGCGTGGTCGCCACCGACCGTTACAAGGCCGCCGACGCCCTGGAGGCGATCGAGGTCGACTACGAGCCGCTGGACGCGGTGACCGACATGACCGAGGCGCTCACCGAGGGCAGCCCCAAGGTCCACGAGTCGGGCAACCGTGCCTTCACCTGGAAGTTCGCCGGAGGCGACATCGACGCGGCGTTCCGCGACGCCCCCGTGGTGATCGAACGCACCTACGTGCAGCAGCGGCTCATCCCGACCGCGATGGAGCCCCGCGCGGTCGTGGCCACCACCGACGGCGACGACTTCACCCTCTACTCCGCCACGCAGATCCCGCACGTGCTGCGCGTCATGCTCGCGCTGACGACCGGCATCCCCGAGCACAAGCTGCGCGTGGTCGCCCCCGACGTGGGCGGCGGCTTCGGCTCCAAGCTCCAGGTCACCGCCGAGGAGGTGCTCGGCCTGCTCATCACCAGGCGGCTGGGCAAGCCGGTGAAGTGGACCGAGTCGCGCTCCGAGGGCAACCTGACCGTGCACCACGGCCGCGACCAGCTCCAGCGGATCTCCCTGGCCGCTGACCGGGACGGACACATCAGGGGCGTCCGGGTGGACCTGCTCGCCGACATGGGCGCCTACCTGATGCTGGTCACGCCCGGCATACCGATACTCGGCGCGTTCATGTACAGCGGCATCTACAAGGTCGACGCCTACGACTTCACCTGCACCGGTGTCTTCACCACCAAGATGCCCACCGACGCCTACCGGGGCGCCGGACGCCCCGAGGCGACGTTCGCCATCGAGCGGGCGGTGGACGAACTGGCGCACGAGCTCGGCCTGGACCCCATCGAGGTACGGCGCCGCAACTGGATCACCCACGAGGAGTTCCCCTACACGACGGTCTGCGGGCTCACCTACGACTCCGGCAACTACGAGGCCGCGACCGAACGGGCCCTCGCGCTGTTCGGCTACGACAAACTCCGGGCCGAGCAGGCCGACCGGCGGGAGCGGCAGGACCCGGTGCAGCTCGGCATCGGGGTCTCGACGTACACCGAGATGTGCGGGCTGGCGCCGTCGCGCGTGCTGGGCTCGCTCAGCTACGGCGCGGGCGGCTGGGAGCACGCCACGGTCCGGATGCTGCCCACCGGCAAGGTCGAGGTGGTCACCGGGACGAGCCCGCACGGGCAGGGACACGAGACGGCCTGGAGCCAGATCGTCGCCGACGCGCTGGGCGTGCCGTTCGACGACGTCGCCGTCCTGCACGGCGACACCGCGGTCTCCCACAAGGGCATGGACACCTACGGCTCGCGCTCGCTGGTCGTGGGCGGCGTCGCCGTCCTGGCGGCCTGCGAGAAGGTGAAGGACAAGGCCCGGCAGCTCGCCGCGCACATGCTGGAGGCCTCCGCCGACGACATCGAGTTCACCGGTGGGTCGTTCACGGTGCGGGGAACGTCGGAGGGAAGGACCATCCAGGAGCTCGCGCTGGCCACCTTCGCCGCGCACGACCTCCCCGACGGCGTCGAACCCGGGCTGGACGCCGACGCGACCTTCGACCCGGACAATTTCTCCTTCCCGCACGGCACCCACCTGTGCGCGATCGAGGTGGACACCGAGACCGGCCGACCCACCATCCGCTCCTACGTGGCCGTGGACGACGTGGGTTCCGTGGTCAACCCGCTGATCGTCGAGGGCCAGGTGCACGGCGGCATCGCGCAGGGCGTCGCCCAGGCGCTGTTCGAGGAGGCGGTCCACGACGCCGAGGGCAACCTGCTCACCACGACGATGGCCGACTACCTGATCCCGTCGGCGGCCGACCTGCCCGACTTCACCACCGACCGCACCGAGACCCCGGCGACCAGCAACCCCCTGGGTGTCAAGGGCGTCGGCGAGGCGGGCACGATCGCCTCCACCCCGGCCGTCGTCAACGCGATCGTGGACGCGCTGCGCCCGTACGGCGTGCGTGACGTGCGGATGCCGTGCACCCCCGAGCGGATCTGGCGCGTGCTGGCCGAGGCGGGACCGGCCGCACCGGGGCCCGGAGGGTCGACCGCGTCCGCGTCCACGTCCACGTCCGGTCCGGCTCCGGCACCCGTAGCGGGGCAGCCGCCCGCACCGATGTCCGCGCCCGCAGCCGAGGGAGGGGCCCGATGA
- a CDS encoding (2Fe-2S)-binding protein, with translation MPRITVTVDGVAYEEEVEPRLLLVHLLRDRLGKVGTPIGCDTGNCGACTVMLDGRSAKSCSVLAVQADGSDVVTIEGLAQGGEWHPMQKAFHTEHALQCGYCTPGMIMAAIDLLRDDPDPSEEAVRQGLEGNLCRCTGYCTIVRAVRRGAAEMSQAREPQEVPAP, from the coding sequence ATGCCCCGAATCACCGTCACCGTCGACGGCGTCGCGTATGAGGAGGAGGTCGAGCCGCGTCTCCTTCTCGTCCATCTGCTGAGAGACCGGCTCGGCAAGGTCGGGACACCCATCGGCTGCGACACCGGCAACTGCGGCGCCTGCACCGTGATGCTCGACGGCAGGAGCGCCAAGAGCTGCTCCGTGCTCGCCGTACAGGCCGACGGGAGCGACGTCGTCACGATCGAGGGCCTGGCGCAGGGCGGCGAGTGGCACCCCATGCAGAAGGCCTTCCACACCGAACACGCCCTGCAGTGCGGATACTGCACCCCAGGCATGATCATGGCCGCGATCGACCTCCTCCGCGACGACCCGGACCCGTCGGAGGAGGCCGTCCGCCAGGGGCTGGAAGGCAACCTGTGCCGGTGCACCGGCTACTGCACCATCGTCCGGGCGGTACGGCGCGGCGCGGCCGAGATGTCCCAGGCCCGGGAGCCGCAGGAGGTGCCCGCGCCATGA
- a CDS encoding nuclear transport factor 2 family protein, with protein sequence MNFTEETARAKVRAAEDAWNTRDPERVSLAYTPDSVWRNRDEFLTGREEIREFLTRKWAREQDYALRKDLWTFGGNRIAVRFQYEWHDADGQWWRSYGNELWEFADDGLMRRREASINDVRIDEADRRILGGHRPKELPLA encoded by the coding sequence GTGAATTTCACCGAGGAGACGGCCCGGGCCAAGGTGCGGGCCGCCGAGGACGCCTGGAACACCCGGGATCCCGAACGGGTCTCGCTCGCCTACACACCCGACTCGGTCTGGCGGAACCGGGACGAGTTCCTGACCGGGCGCGAGGAGATCAGGGAGTTCCTCACCCGCAAATGGGCCAGGGAACAGGACTACGCGCTCCGCAAGGACCTGTGGACGTTCGGCGGCAACCGCATCGCCGTACGGTTCCAGTACGAATGGCACGACGCGGACGGCCAGTGGTGGCGCAGTTACGGCAACGAGCTGTGGGAGTTCGCCGACGACGGGCTGATGAGACGCCGTGAGGCGAGCATCAACGACGTCCGGATCGACGAGGCGGACCGCCGCATCCTCGGCGGCCACCGGCCGAAGGAACTTCCGTTGGCGTGA
- a CDS encoding ferredoxin — MRVVVDRALCQTHAQCVFAAPEVFELDDDDRLVYVAEPGDGLIDAVEDAARVCPVQAIFLEEL; from the coding sequence GTGAGGGTGGTCGTGGACCGGGCGCTGTGCCAGACGCACGCGCAGTGCGTGTTCGCCGCGCCCGAGGTATTCGAATTGGATGACGACGACCGGTTGGTCTACGTCGCCGAACCGGGCGACGGACTGATCGACGCGGTCGAGGACGCCGCACGGGTCTGCCCCGTGCAGGCGATATTTCTGGAGGAACTGTGA
- a CDS encoding pyridoxamine 5'-phosphate oxidase family protein yields MRHAGELAVQRRAGVRAGAWGSASATPEIPAVAADFLRRQRMMLVGATGPDGRLWASALTGPAGFAEAVDERTIVIEAVPGEHDPLAGLSGGEIGMLAIEPSTRRRMRINGTVRREGGRLIVHTEQTYANCPKYIQTRDVSAELAGPPALVSTAGSFTAEHRAWIEGADTFFVATRAPGLGADLSHRGGNPGYVRMTGERRLVWPDYVGNSMYMTLGNLELDESCGLLFLGWESGDTLQLTGRARVAWDPGDVPGAQRLVEFEVDRAVHIRGASPLRWTFEKYSRFNPPARAASPEAGAAGPATGADGEGEPR; encoded by the coding sequence ATGCGGCACGCAGGAGAGCTGGCGGTGCAGCGGCGGGCCGGGGTGCGCGCCGGGGCGTGGGGCTCGGCCTCGGCCACCCCGGAGATCCCGGCGGTGGCGGCCGACTTCCTCCGCCGGCAGCGGATGATGCTGGTCGGGGCCACCGGCCCGGACGGGCGGCTGTGGGCGAGCGCGCTGACGGGACCGGCGGGGTTCGCCGAGGCTGTGGACGAGCGGACGATCGTCATCGAGGCGGTGCCGGGCGAGCACGACCCGCTGGCCGGGCTGTCCGGCGGTGAGATCGGAATGCTCGCGATCGAACCCTCGACCAGGCGCAGGATGCGGATCAACGGCACGGTCCGGCGCGAGGGCGGACGGCTGATCGTCCACACCGAGCAGACGTATGCGAACTGCCCCAAGTACATCCAGACGCGTGACGTCTCGGCCGAGCTCGCCGGGCCCCCCGCACTCGTCTCGACGGCGGGGTCGTTCACCGCGGAGCACCGGGCCTGGATCGAGGGCGCCGACACCTTCTTCGTCGCCACCCGGGCCCCGGGGCTCGGCGCCGACCTGTCCCACCGGGGCGGCAATCCGGGGTACGTCCGGATGACCGGCGAGCGGCGGCTGGTCTGGCCCGACTACGTCGGCAACTCCATGTACATGACGCTGGGGAACCTGGAGCTGGACGAGAGCTGCGGCCTGCTCTTCCTCGGCTGGGAGAGCGGCGACACGCTCCAGTTGACCGGCCGGGCCCGCGTCGCCTGGGATCCGGGGGATGTCCCCGGTGCGCAGCGCCTGGTCGAGTTCGAGGTGGACCGGGCTGTCCACATCCGGGGGGCGAGCCCGCTCCGCTGGACGTTCGAGAAGTACTCCCGCTTCAACCCGCCGGCCCGCGCCGCCTCCCCCGAAGCGGGGGCGGCCGGGCCGGCGACGGGAGCCGACGGGGAAGGGGAGCCGCGGTGA
- a CDS encoding VOC family protein, with the protein MTFKTGHVGLNVSDLDKSKDFYLKVFGFEVFGESDRADRRYAFLGLDGELVLTLWQQSEGRADTGLPGLHHLSFQVPDIEAVRRAETVIREVGATLHHDGVVPHGEGASSGGVFFEDPDGIRLEIFAPTGAGERPAPTTGAPTCGFF; encoded by the coding sequence ATGACCTTCAAGACCGGCCATGTCGGCCTCAACGTCTCCGACCTCGACAAGTCCAAGGACTTCTACCTGAAGGTCTTCGGCTTCGAGGTCTTCGGCGAGTCGGATCGGGCAGACCGCCGCTACGCCTTCCTCGGCCTCGACGGCGAGCTCGTGCTGACCCTGTGGCAGCAGAGCGAGGGCCGGGCCGACACCGGCCTGCCGGGCCTGCACCACCTGTCCTTCCAGGTGCCGGACATCGAGGCGGTCCGCCGGGCCGAGACCGTGATCCGGGAGGTCGGGGCCACGCTGCACCACGACGGCGTGGTGCCGCACGGCGAGGGAGCGTCCTCGGGCGGCGTGTTCTTCGAGGACCCGGACGGGATCCGACTGGAGATCTTCGCGCCCACCGGGGCCGGCGAGCGGCCCGCCCCGACCACCGGCGCCCCCACCTGCGGGTTCTTCTAA
- a CDS encoding CGNR zinc finger domain-containing protein, giving the protein MLVLDFVSTVRATRSGLLDTLSDVSGMTEWGRARTAELGLSADFTATETLRREVVELRQGVRALFAKAVAPGPVSSADADRLPGFAASLDLVNAAAFAAPLAPRLDWPAEGVPSATSVPAGEAAESPRIRAALAASAIDLLAGPYRERLRACPAPRCVLYFAKEHPRQEWCSVGCGNRARAARHYHQHRDR; this is encoded by the coding sequence ATGCTGGTTCTGGATTTCGTGAGCACGGTCCGCGCGACCCGGAGCGGGCTGCTGGACACGCTCTCCGACGTCTCGGGCATGACCGAGTGGGGCCGGGCACGTACCGCGGAGCTGGGTCTCTCCGCGGACTTCACCGCCACCGAAACCCTGCGGCGCGAGGTGGTCGAGCTACGGCAGGGCGTGCGGGCCCTGTTCGCCAAGGCCGTCGCGCCCGGCCCGGTGAGCAGTGCGGACGCCGACCGGCTGCCGGGATTCGCCGCGTCACTCGACCTGGTCAACGCCGCGGCGTTCGCCGCGCCGCTGGCCCCGCGGCTGGACTGGCCCGCCGAGGGCGTCCCGTCGGCCACGAGCGTCCCGGCGGGCGAGGCGGCGGAGTCTCCGCGCATCCGCGCCGCCCTCGCGGCGTCGGCGATAGATCTGCTGGCCGGACCGTACCGCGAGCGGCTGCGTGCCTGCCCGGCACCGCGCTGCGTGCTCTACTTCGCCAAGGAGCACCCCCGTCAGGAGTGGTGCTCGGTCGGCTGCGGCAACCGGGCCCGCGCAGCCCGCCACTACCACCAGCACCGGGACCGCTGA
- a CDS encoding PspC domain-containing protein, with the protein MTDTGNPHGPASTPSDSPPASAPAGERLLHRGNEGRMLTGVCAGLGRYAGIDPVLFRVGFAVLVLGSGIGIMLYVAAFLLMRETDGGPGYMEQWTRRTFDNETVLALLTGVFALGLAINVSSGGIGTGTVVVGTLFAIALLTAHARGVDLLAVTRSLPERLRGRRVPPAAGQPPAAFDAAGPAAAQPFPAAGPRPGSAPTAPHMAQSPSTGPAPSDEGTTATEDAPSVEDTPAAASRLSGDAPYPGASPAAGDAPLRSASPAARTLSTPRTATGVSFDSSGEPFSPYGPYQPLDPRRRQPYSPYDFPGYGGQVRTAPRPRRPRSFVGALTLCLAMIVGGIIMAIQATSGSVNMTIVGGAALVTIGGGLMVAAWFGRGASLVAIGTIVAIALVAGSALTGMPKRFGSYHWDPATISEAAGGYAVGVGEGTLDLSDLTFPPGSRTVLSASVSIGEISVILPPTARVEVHGYTKLGDVKIDHAVEGGTDIQHNKVLEPEVTPKGDVATIVLNVKAGIGDVEVRRAA; encoded by the coding sequence ATGACCGACACCGGGAATCCGCACGGCCCGGCGAGCACCCCGTCCGACTCGCCACCCGCGTCCGCCCCTGCCGGGGAGCGTCTGCTCCACCGCGGCAACGAGGGCCGCATGCTCACCGGCGTCTGCGCGGGGCTGGGCCGCTACGCGGGGATCGATCCGGTGCTGTTCCGGGTCGGCTTCGCGGTGCTGGTCCTCGGCTCGGGCATCGGCATCATGCTCTACGTCGCGGCCTTCCTGCTGATGCGGGAGACGGACGGCGGTCCGGGATACATGGAGCAGTGGACCCGCCGCACCTTCGACAACGAGACCGTGCTGGCGCTGCTGACCGGCGTCTTCGCCCTCGGTCTGGCCATCAACGTCTCCTCCGGCGGGATCGGCACCGGAACCGTCGTGGTCGGCACGCTGTTCGCCATCGCCCTGCTCACCGCCCACGCGCGCGGCGTCGACCTGCTGGCCGTGACCCGTTCCCTGCCCGAGCGGCTACGCGGCCGCCGCGTTCCGCCCGCCGCCGGACAACCGCCCGCCGCCTTCGACGCCGCCGGACCGGCCGCCGCGCAGCCCTTCCCGGCCGCGGGGCCGCGGCCCGGATCGGCGCCCACCGCACCACACATGGCGCAGAGCCCGTCCACGGGCCCGGCTCCGTCGGACGAGGGCACGACGGCCACTGAAGACGCACCGTCCGTCGAGGACACCCCGGCCGCGGCGAGCCGGCTCTCCGGGGACGCGCCGTACCCGGGCGCCTCACCCGCAGCCGGGGACGCCCCGCTCCGGAGCGCGTCCCCGGCCGCGCGGACGCTGTCGACTCCCCGCACCGCCACCGGGGTGTCCTTCGACTCCTCGGGCGAGCCGTTCTCGCCCTACGGCCCCTACCAGCCGCTGGACCCGCGCAGGCGGCAGCCGTACTCCCCCTACGACTTTCCCGGGTACGGCGGGCAGGTCCGGACGGCGCCCCGGCCGAGGCGGCCCCGGTCGTTCGTCGGAGCCCTCACCCTGTGCCTGGCCATGATCGTTGGAGGGATCATCATGGCGATCCAAGCCACCTCGGGATCGGTCAACATGACGATCGTCGGAGGCGCGGCCCTGGTCACCATCGGCGGCGGCCTCATGGTCGCCGCCTGGTTCGGCCGGGGCGCGTCCCTGGTCGCGATAGGAACGATCGTCGCGATCGCCCTGGTCGCGGGGTCCGCGCTGACCGGCATGCCGAAGAGGTTCGGCAGCTACCACTGGGACCCGGCCACGATCTCCGAGGCCGCCGGCGGCTACGCGGTGGGCGTCGGCGAGGGCACCCTCGACCTCAGCGACCTGACGTTCCCGCCGGGCTCGCGGACGGTCCTCTCCGCGTCCGTCTCGATAGGCGAGATCAGTGTGATCCTGCCGCCGACGGCGCGGGTCGAGGTCCACGGATACACCAAACTGGGCGACGTGAAGATCGACCATGCGGTCGAGGGGGGAACCGACATCCAGCACAACAAGGTCCTGGAGCCCGAGGTGACCCCGAAGGGCGACGTGGCGACCATCGTGCTGAACGTCAAGGCGGGCATCGGAGACGTGGAGGTGCGCCGTGCGGCCTGA
- a CDS encoding ATP-binding protein — translation MAERQTVHDAAPVTPAAPAAPEEAAFPRLMRLVEGRLVAGVAQGAAAQLRLDPVVLRLAFVLLTVLDGIGAVAYAALWMFTPREPYEGREPGRDWSQLAAYGAIALALTALGWLTGASTGGIGAWPIAVGGIGSLILWQQADPDRRRRWMNTTVGQVRQNRVRTFAGLVLVVVGAIGFLVANDELVKARSGIVFTLVVVGGVGLIATPWLAGLWKELQRERRERIRQEERAEVAAHVHDSVLHTLTLIQRNAQDSREVMRLARSQERELRNWLYQPKQDADASLAAAVRRVAAEEEDAHGVPIEVVCVGDCPLTPELSAMMQAARQAMVNAAKYSGASVVSVYAEAEPEEVTVFVRDRGVGFDMGEVADDRMGIRQSIIGRMERHGGSARVRTEPGEGTEVMLTMKLEKT, via the coding sequence ATGGCTGAGCGACAGACAGTTCACGATGCGGCGCCCGTGACACCCGCGGCCCCCGCGGCACCCGAGGAAGCCGCCTTCCCCCGGCTGATGAGGCTGGTGGAGGGCCGCCTGGTCGCCGGGGTGGCCCAGGGCGCAGCCGCGCAGCTCCGGCTCGACCCGGTCGTGCTGCGGCTGGCGTTCGTGCTGCTCACCGTGCTGGACGGGATCGGCGCGGTGGCCTACGCGGCGCTGTGGATGTTCACCCCGCGCGAGCCGTACGAGGGCAGGGAGCCCGGCCGCGACTGGAGTCAGCTCGCCGCCTACGGCGCGATCGCGCTGGCACTGACGGCCCTGGGCTGGCTCACCGGCGCCTCGACGGGCGGGATCGGCGCCTGGCCGATCGCGGTCGGCGGGATCGGTTCGCTGATCCTGTGGCAGCAGGCCGATCCGGACCGGCGGCGGCGCTGGATGAACACGACGGTGGGCCAGGTCCGCCAGAACCGGGTCCGCACGTTCGCCGGCCTGGTGCTCGTCGTCGTCGGCGCGATCGGCTTCCTGGTGGCCAACGACGAGCTGGTCAAGGCCCGCTCCGGCATCGTGTTCACGCTGGTGGTGGTGGGCGGTGTCGGGCTGATCGCGACCCCCTGGCTGGCCGGTCTGTGGAAGGAGCTGCAGCGCGAGCGCCGGGAGCGCATCCGGCAGGAGGAGCGCGCGGAGGTGGCCGCGCACGTGCACGACTCCGTGCTGCACACGCTCACGCTGATCCAGCGCAACGCCCAGGACTCCCGCGAGGTGATGCGGCTCGCCCGCTCCCAGGAGCGCGAGCTGCGCAACTGGCTCTACCAGCCCAAACAGGACGCCGACGCGTCGCTGGCCGCCGCGGTGCGCCGGGTGGCCGCCGAGGAGGAGGACGCGCACGGTGTGCCGATCGAGGTCGTCTGCGTGGGCGACTGCCCGCTGACCCCGGAACTGTCCGCGATGATGCAGGCCGCCAGGCAGGCTATGGTCAACGCCGCGAAATACTCTGGGGCGTCGGTCGTCTCCGTCTACGCCGAGGCGGAGCCGGAGGAGGTCACCGTCTTCGTCCGGGACCGTGGCGTCGGGTTCGACATGGGAGAGGTGGCCGACGACCGGATGGGCATCCGTCAGTCGATCATCGGCAGGATGGAGCGGCACGGCGGCAGCGCCCGGGTACGGACCGAACCCGGCGAGGGTACGGAAGTGATGTTGACCATGAAGCTGGAGAAGACGTGA
- a CDS encoding response regulator transcription factor, producing the protein MSSVRVLIVDDHRLFRSGVRAELGDSIEVVGEAEDVESAVRTIAELQPDVVLLDVHMPGGGGQEVLRRVLGAGSQVRFLALSVSDAAEDVIGVIRGGARGYVTKTISGRELTDAIRRVAEGDAVFSPRLAGFVLDAFASSEAPPIDPELDSLTQREREVLRLIARGYAYKEIAKELFISVKTVETHVSSVLRKLQLSNRHELSRWATARRLV; encoded by the coding sequence TTGAGCAGCGTGAGGGTTCTGATCGTCGACGACCACCGGCTGTTCCGCTCCGGCGTCCGCGCCGAGCTGGGCGACTCGATCGAGGTGGTCGGGGAGGCCGAGGACGTGGAGTCCGCGGTCCGGACGATCGCCGAGCTTCAGCCCGACGTGGTCCTGCTGGACGTGCACATGCCCGGCGGCGGTGGCCAGGAGGTGCTCCGCCGCGTTCTCGGCGCCGGCTCCCAGGTCCGCTTCCTCGCTCTGTCGGTCTCCGACGCCGCCGAGGACGTCATCGGCGTGATCCGCGGCGGCGCCCGGGGCTACGTCACCAAGACCATCAGTGGCCGCGAGCTCACCGACGCGATCCGCCGGGTGGCCGAGGGTGACGCGGTGTTCTCCCCGAGGCTGGCCGGCTTCGTGCTGGACGCCTTCGCCTCCAGCGAGGCGCCGCCGATCGATCCCGAGCTCGACTCGCTGACCCAGCGCGAACGGGAGGTCCTCCGCCTGATCGCGCGGGGCTACGCCTACAAGGAGATCGCCAAGGAGCTGTTCATCTCGGTCAAGACCGTGGAGACCCATGTGTCCTCGGTGCTGCGCAAGCTCCAGCTCTCCAACCGCCACGAGCTCTCCCGGTGGGCCACCGCGCGACGTTTGGTCTGA